Proteins encoded in a region of the Zea mays cultivar B73 chromosome 4, Zm-B73-REFERENCE-NAM-5.0, whole genome shotgun sequence genome:
- the LOC103655739 gene encoding uncharacterized protein, with protein MVNFKHLFNTGDKELDEPFIFASQATQVYYVQDPIDADWFAVLKSKQRDMYDMEERLDNSTEIGSFLPDLDANTQVNVSIGGSCVRTDIDGIMVAENQPRGKFVRGRGMGKETEVNEYELQRAANIKENLKWMRSLNLHVPSTMVSEEANGSHQANKKHKTRTLAASTNGPTLRSRTERDIVDEESENSYEESENPINDEEQPIGHRNIKKGRGPTLKKNIYSSSGGPKICITLNEYGQPVGRNSKEFGNFIGTLVRKNIPVSCEDWRLVDSKKKFELWTKVKEYYEVDESGIDYVITSAAKKWREFKADLKNKYFDETLSFEELIAKRDERVKESDWERLITYWMSPEAEVHADLFLILF; from the exons ATGGTCAACTTCAAGCATTTATTCAATACCGGTGACAAGGAATTAGATGAGCCATTTATTTTTGCATCTCAAGCAACTCAAGTTTACTATGTGCAAGATCCTATTGATGCTGATTGGTTTGCTGTTTTAAAGTCAAAACAACGTGACATGTATGATATGGAAGAAAGGCTAGACAATAGTACAGAAATAGGTTCTTTCTTGCCAGATTTGGATGCAAACACGCAAGTGAATGTATCTATTGGTGGTAGTTGTGTTAGGACTGATATAGATGGAATAATGGTTGCTGAAAACCAACCTA GAGGAAAGTTTGTAAGAGGAAGAGGAATGGGTAAAGAAACGGAGGTCAATGAATATGAACTACAAAGGGCTGCCAACATAAAAGAAAATTTGAAGTGGATGAGATCTCTTAATCTCCATGTACCTAGTACTATGGTTAGTGAAGAAGCAAATGGATCACATCAAGCCAATAAGAAACATAAG ACAAGGACATTAGCAGCTTCAACTAATGGACCTACTTTGCGATCAAGGACTGAAAGGGATATTGTTGATGAAGAATCTGAAAATAGTTACGAAGAATCTGAAAACCCCATCAATGATGAAG AGCAACCTATTGGGCATCGAAATATAAAGAAAGGAAGGGGCCCAACCTTGAAGAAGAACATATATTCAAGTAGTGGTGGGCCTAAAATCTGCATTACCCTTAATGAATATGGACAACCAGTTGGTAGGAACAGCAAAGAGTTTGGTAATTTCATAGGAACTTTGGTGAGGAAAAATATCCCGGTTTCTTGTGAGGATTGGAGACTAGTTGATTCTAAAAAGAAGTTTGAGTTATGGACAAAAGTGAAG GAATACTATGAAGTGGATGAATCTGGTATAGATTATGTTATAACATCTGCAGCAAAAAAGTGGAGAGAGTTTAAGGCTGACCTAAAGAACAAATATTTTGATGAAACATTGAGTTTTGAAGAGCTTATTGCTAAAAGGGATGAAAGGGTGAAAGAATCTGATTGGGAGCGGTTGATAACTTATTGGATGTCTCCAGAAGCCGAGGTACATGCTGATTTGTTTTTAATTCTTTTTTGA